One Cedecea neteri DNA segment encodes these proteins:
- a CDS encoding sulfate ABC transporter substrate-binding protein, which yields MNKWGVGLTLLLASGGVLAKDIQLLNVSYDPTRELYEEYNKAFSAHWKQQTGDTVTVRQSHGGSGKQATSVINGIEADVVTLALAYDVDAIAERGRIDKNWIKRLPDNSAPYTSTIVFLVRKGNPKQIHDWNDLIKPGVSVITPNPKSSGGARWNYLAAWGYALHHNNNDQAKAQDFVKALFKNVEVLDSGARGSTNTFVERGIGDVLIAWENEALLATNELGKDKFEIVTPSESILAEPTVSVVDKVVEKKGTQAVAEAYLKYLYSPEGQEIAAKNYYRPRDPEVAKKYEKEFPKLKLYTIDEEFGGWAKAQKDHFSNGGSFDQISKR from the coding sequence ATGAACAAGTGGGGCGTGGGTTTAACATTACTTTTGGCTTCTGGTGGCGTACTGGCGAAGGATATTCAGTTACTCAACGTGTCTTACGATCCGACTCGTGAACTGTATGAAGAATACAACAAAGCGTTCAGTGCTCACTGGAAGCAGCAAACCGGTGATACGGTCACCGTGCGCCAGTCACACGGCGGATCCGGGAAACAGGCAACGTCAGTCATCAATGGTATTGAAGCCGACGTCGTAACCCTGGCGCTGGCCTATGACGTGGATGCCATCGCTGAGCGCGGGCGCATTGATAAAAACTGGATCAAGCGCCTGCCGGACAATTCTGCGCCATATACCTCCACCATCGTATTCCTGGTGCGCAAAGGCAACCCTAAACAAATTCATGACTGGAACGACCTGATTAAACCGGGTGTTTCTGTCATCACGCCAAACCCGAAAAGCTCCGGCGGTGCGCGCTGGAACTATTTAGCTGCATGGGGTTATGCGCTGCACCACAACAATAACGATCAGGCGAAGGCGCAGGACTTCGTTAAAGCTTTATTCAAAAACGTAGAGGTGCTGGACTCCGGCGCTCGTGGTTCGACCAACACCTTTGTTGAGCGCGGCATTGGCGATGTGCTGATTGCGTGGGAAAACGAGGCGTTACTGGCTACCAATGAATTGGGCAAAGACAAATTTGAGATTGTGACCCCGAGCGAATCTATCCTTGCGGAACCGACAGTGTCCGTAGTGGACAAGGTTGTTGAGAAGAAAGGGACTCAGGCCGTGGCGGAAGCCTATCTGAAGTATCTTTACTCACCTGAAGGTCAGGAGATTGCGGCGAAGAATTACTACCGTCCGCGCGATCCTGAAGTCGCGAAGAAATACGAAAAAGAATTCCCGAAACTGAAGCTCTACACGATTGATGAAGAGTTTGGCGGCTGGGCGAAAGCGCAGAAGGACCACTTCTCCAACGGCGGCAGCTTCGACCAAATCAGCAAGCGTTAA
- a CDS encoding SLC13 family permease: MSLWLSDPLILPGIIILITIVLWATSALPEYLTALLFFAAAMVAKIAPAEAIFSGFASSAFWLVFSGFVLGIAIRKTGLADRVARGLSARLTDSWLHMVGSVVLLSYALAFVMPSNMGRIALLMPIVAAMAKRASVGEGTRAWYGLALAVGFGTFQLSATILPANVPNLVMSGAAEGSYGLHLNYLPYLLLHTPVLGILKGVVLIGLIAWLFPGKPLPPTQIEHPGPMSGEEKRLAWLLAVVLGLWVTESWHGIGPAWIGLMAACVTLLPRIGFISGEEFASGVNVRTCFYVAGILALATTVTHIGLGALVGEKLMAIMPLDISMPFTSFAALTGITSLLNFIVTANGVPALYTTFAESFSQATGFPLLTVIMIQVLGYSTPLLPYMASPIVVAMGLGKVPAREGMKLCLALAVVTFLILLPLDYGWFQLLHKL, from the coding sequence ATGTCGCTCTGGTTGTCAGACCCTCTGATCCTGCCCGGCATTATTATCCTCATCACTATTGTCCTTTGGGCCACATCTGCGCTGCCTGAATACCTGACTGCACTGTTATTTTTCGCCGCGGCGATGGTGGCGAAGATAGCCCCGGCCGAAGCGATTTTTAGCGGTTTTGCCTCATCGGCTTTCTGGCTGGTATTCAGCGGTTTTGTGTTAGGCATAGCGATTCGCAAAACGGGTCTGGCCGATCGGGTTGCGCGGGGACTTTCCGCCCGGCTGACGGACTCCTGGCTCCATATGGTAGGCAGTGTTGTACTGTTAAGCTATGCGCTGGCATTTGTTATGCCTTCAAATATGGGACGTATTGCCCTGCTGATGCCGATTGTTGCCGCGATGGCGAAAAGAGCGTCCGTCGGCGAGGGTACTCGAGCCTGGTACGGCCTGGCGCTGGCCGTGGGGTTTGGTACTTTCCAGCTCTCGGCGACGATTTTACCGGCGAACGTGCCGAATCTGGTGATGAGTGGGGCGGCGGAAGGGTCTTATGGCCTGCATCTTAACTATCTGCCTTATTTGCTGCTACACACGCCGGTGCTCGGCATTCTTAAAGGCGTCGTGCTGATCGGCCTGATTGCCTGGTTATTTCCCGGCAAGCCGTTGCCACCAACGCAAATTGAGCACCCTGGGCCGATGAGTGGCGAAGAAAAGCGGCTGGCGTGGCTGCTGGCTGTGGTGCTCGGGTTATGGGTGACGGAAAGCTGGCACGGCATTGGTCCCGCATGGATAGGGCTGATGGCCGCCTGCGTGACGCTCTTGCCGCGTATTGGATTTATCAGCGGCGAGGAGTTTGCCAGCGGCGTGAATGTGCGCACCTGTTTTTATGTCGCGGGCATTCTGGCTCTGGCCACGACCGTGACGCATATCGGCCTTGGGGCGCTTGTGGGCGAAAAGCTAATGGCGATTATGCCGCTGGATATCAGCATGCCGTTCACCAGCTTTGCAGCGTTAACCGGTATCACCAGCCTGCTCAACTTCATCGTCACTGCGAACGGCGTTCCAGCGCTCTATACCACGTTTGCCGAGAGTTTTTCGCAGGCGACCGGCTTCCCACTTTTGACGGTGATTATGATCCAGGTGCTGGGCTACTCAACGCCGCTCCTGCCGTATATGGCGTCGCCGATTGTGGTGGCTATGGGGTTGGGAAAAGTGCCGGCAAGGGAAGGGATGAAGCTTTGCCTGGCGCTGGCCGTGGTGACGTTTTTGATTTTACTGCCGCTGGATTATGGCTGGTTCCAGTTGCTGCATAAACTGTAA
- the tpiA gene encoding triose-phosphate isomerase, with amino-acid sequence MRHPLVMGNWKLNGSKHMVNELVANLRKELSGVEGCGVAIAPPTMYLDLAKHAASGSHIILGAQNVDVNLSGAFTGEVSADMLKDIGAKYIIIGHSERRTYHAESDEFIAKKFAVLKAAGLVPVLCIGESEAENEAGKTEEVCARQIDAVLKTQGAAAFEGAVIAYEPIWAIGTGKSATPAQAQAVHKFIRDHIAKADAKVAEQVIIQYGGSVNDKNAAELFAQPDIDGALVGGASLKADAFAVIVKAAAEAKKA; translated from the coding sequence ATGCGACATCCTTTAGTGATGGGTAACTGGAAACTGAACGGCAGCAAACACATGGTTAACGAGCTTGTTGCTAACCTGCGTAAAGAGCTGTCTGGCGTGGAAGGCTGCGGCGTGGCTATCGCCCCACCAACCATGTACCTGGACCTGGCAAAACACGCTGCTTCCGGTAGCCACATCATTCTTGGCGCGCAGAACGTAGACGTTAACCTGTCCGGCGCGTTTACCGGTGAAGTTTCTGCAGACATGCTGAAAGATATCGGTGCTAAATACATCATCATCGGCCACTCTGAGCGTCGTACCTATCACGCAGAGTCCGACGAGTTCATCGCTAAGAAATTCGCCGTGCTGAAAGCAGCAGGCTTGGTGCCAGTTCTGTGCATCGGTGAAAGCGAAGCTGAGAACGAAGCGGGCAAAACCGAAGAAGTTTGTGCACGCCAGATCGACGCCGTGCTGAAAACTCAGGGCGCAGCAGCGTTCGAAGGCGCGGTAATCGCTTACGAACCAATCTGGGCTATCGGTACCGGTAAATCTGCAACCCCAGCTCAGGCTCAGGCAGTTCACAAATTTATCCGTGACCACATTGCTAAAGCAGACGCGAAAGTAGCAGAGCAAGTGATCATCCAGTACGGCGGTTCCGTTAACGATAAAAACGCAGCAGAGCTCTTTGCTCAGCCGGACATCGACGGCGCTCTGGTTGGCGGTGCATCCCTGAAAGCGGACGCTTTCGCGGTTATCGTTAAAGCAGCAGCTGAAGCGAAAAAAGCGTAA
- a CDS encoding DUF1454 family protein, giving the protein MKYLLPALVLLALPLAVSRADPASDAASQLPAAPYLLPGAPTFDLTITQFRGKFDIDNPSLPLNEFRAVEKSRDKANLTRAATKINENLYASAALELGTLKIKSMQITWLPIQGPEQKAARGKALEYMAAIIRSFTPTLSKVQSQQKLTKLLSDGKNKRYFAQNDGAIRYVVADNGEKGLTFAVEPIKLTLSETLNSGE; this is encoded by the coding sequence ATGAAATACCTGCTGCCTGCCCTCGTGCTGCTGGCGCTGCCTTTGGCGGTGAGCCGGGCAGATCCTGCGTCAGACGCAGCATCTCAGCTTCCGGCGGCGCCCTATCTGCTGCCAGGCGCGCCCACTTTCGACCTGACCATTACCCAGTTTCGCGGCAAATTTGATATCGATAATCCTTCGCTGCCGCTGAACGAATTTCGCGCCGTGGAGAAGAGCCGCGATAAAGCCAACCTGACCCGCGCCGCGACCAAGATCAACGAAAACCTCTATGCTTCTGCGGCGCTGGAACTCGGCACCCTAAAAATTAAGTCGATGCAGATAACCTGGCTCCCCATTCAGGGACCGGAGCAAAAAGCCGCCCGTGGCAAGGCGCTGGAGTACATGGCCGCGATTATCCGCAGCTTCACGCCAACGCTTTCCAAAGTACAAAGCCAGCAGAAACTGACCAAACTGCTCAGCGACGGCAAAAATAAGCGCTATTTCGCTCAGAACGACGGCGCCATTCGCTATGTCGTGGCAGATAACGGCGAAAAAGGGCTAACTTTCGCCGTTGAACCGATTAAGCTAACGCTATCTGAGACGCTAAACAGCGGCGAATAA
- a CDS encoding DUF805 domain-containing protein: MTIQQWLFSFKGRIGRRDFWIWIGAWIVGLIILFTLAGAEIMPYSTAGFFLTGSLIPTAAVIVKRLHDRDKKGWWALLFIPAWLLVAGNWETFGTLWQWGLGRFIPTLIFVMVLMDLGAFVGTQGENRFGKETSEVKFR, encoded by the coding sequence ATGACCATACAGCAATGGTTGTTCTCTTTTAAAGGGCGTATTGGACGCCGCGATTTTTGGATTTGGATCGGCGCATGGATAGTCGGACTGATTATTCTGTTTACCCTGGCTGGAGCCGAAATCATGCCGTATTCCACGGCGGGCTTCTTCCTCACCGGCTCGCTGATTCCAACTGCGGCGGTGATTGTGAAGCGCCTGCACGACAGGGATAAAAAAGGCTGGTGGGCGCTGCTGTTTATTCCTGCCTGGCTGCTGGTGGCGGGAAACTGGGAAACCTTTGGCACTCTGTGGCAGTGGGGATTGGGGCGTTTTATCCCGACTCTTATTTTTGTCATGGTGTTGATGGACCTGGGCGCTTTTGTGGGCACCCAGGGCGAAAACCGTTTCGGAAAAGAGACCAGCGAAGTTAAATTCCGCTGA
- the fpr gene encoding ferredoxin--NADP(+) reductase produces MAEWVTGKVTRVQNWTDSLFSLTVHAPVHAFTAGQFTKLGLEIDGERVQRAYSYVNAPSNPDLEFYLVTVPEGKLSPRLHALQPGDEVQLVSEAAGFFVLEEIPECKTLWMLATGTALGPYLSILQEGKDLERFENIVLLHAVRYASDLSYLPLMLELQERYQGKLRIQTVVSRETVAGSLTGRVPALIESGELEAAVGLPMDTETSHVMLCGNPQMVRDTQQLLKDTRQMAKHLRRRPGHMTAEHYW; encoded by the coding sequence ATGGCGGAGTGGGTTACAGGTAAAGTTACCAGAGTTCAAAACTGGACGGATTCTCTCTTCAGCCTGACGGTTCATGCGCCGGTGCATGCGTTTACCGCCGGGCAATTTACCAAGCTTGGGCTGGAAATTGACGGCGAACGCGTGCAGCGCGCTTACTCCTACGTTAACGCCCCAAGCAATCCCGATCTCGAGTTCTACCTGGTCACTGTGCCGGAAGGCAAACTCAGCCCTCGTCTGCATGCACTCCAGCCTGGCGATGAAGTGCAGCTGGTCAGCGAGGCCGCCGGGTTCTTCGTGTTGGAAGAAATCCCTGAGTGCAAAACGCTCTGGATGCTGGCAACCGGCACCGCACTAGGGCCTTATCTTTCTATTCTGCAGGAAGGCAAAGATCTTGAGCGCTTCGAGAATATCGTGCTGCTCCATGCGGTTCGCTACGCCAGCGATTTAAGCTATCTCCCGCTCATGCTTGAGCTGCAAGAGCGCTATCAGGGGAAACTGCGTATTCAAACCGTGGTCAGCCGTGAAACGGTCGCAGGTTCGCTTACCGGGCGCGTTCCGGCGCTGATTGAAAGCGGTGAGCTTGAGGCGGCCGTAGGTTTACCGATGGATACCGAAACCAGCCACGTGATGCTATGCGGTAACCCGCAAATGGTGCGTGACACGCAACAGCTTCTGAAAGATACCCGGCAAATGGCCAAACACCTGCGCCGCAGGCCTGGCCATATGACCGCCGAGCATTACTGGTAA
- the glpX gene encoding class II fructose-bisphosphatase produces MKRELAIEFSRVTEAAALAGYKWLGRGDKNVADGAAVNAMRIVLNQINIDGEIVIGEGEIDEAPMLYIGEKVGTGKGDAVDIAVDPIEGTRMTAMGQANALAVLAVGDKGTFLNAPDMYMEKLIVGPGAKGVIDLNLSLEDNLRRIAAALEKPLSELTVTILAKPRHDDTIKEMQKLGVRVFAIPDGDVAASILTCMPDSEVDVLYGIGGAPEGVVSAAVIRALDGDMQGRLLARHHVKGDSEENRRIGEQELARCKAMGIEAERVLRLDEMARNDNVIFSATGITKGDLLEGITRKGNMATTETLLIRGKSRTIRRIQSIHYLDRKDTEVQKHIL; encoded by the coding sequence ATGAAACGTGAACTTGCCATCGAATTTTCCCGCGTGACCGAAGCCGCCGCCCTTGCTGGCTACAAATGGCTTGGCCGTGGCGATAAAAATGTCGCCGACGGCGCAGCGGTAAACGCCATGCGTATCGTCCTTAACCAAATCAATATTGACGGCGAAATCGTCATCGGCGAAGGTGAAATCGATGAAGCGCCAATGCTCTACATCGGCGAAAAAGTCGGGACCGGCAAAGGCGACGCGGTCGATATCGCCGTTGACCCCATCGAAGGTACGCGCATGACTGCGATGGGCCAGGCCAACGCTCTGGCAGTGCTCGCGGTGGGCGACAAAGGCACCTTCCTCAATGCGCCCGATATGTATATGGAAAAACTGATTGTGGGGCCGGGAGCCAAAGGCGTCATCGACCTTAATCTCAGCCTCGAGGACAACCTGCGCCGCATCGCCGCTGCGCTGGAAAAACCGCTGAGCGAATTGACCGTGACCATTCTTGCCAAACCACGTCATGATGACACGATCAAAGAGATGCAGAAGCTTGGCGTGCGCGTGTTTGCTATTCCCGATGGCGACGTGGCAGCTTCTATCCTGACCTGCATGCCGGACAGCGAAGTTGATGTCCTCTACGGCATCGGCGGTGCGCCGGAAGGTGTGGTTTCAGCGGCAGTGATCCGCGCGCTGGACGGCGACATGCAGGGCCGTCTGCTGGCCCGTCACCACGTAAAAGGCGACAGCGAAGAGAATCGCCGCATCGGCGAGCAGGAACTGGCGCGCTGCAAAGCAATGGGCATCGAAGCTGAACGCGTGCTGAGGCTTGATGAAATGGCGCGTAACGACAACGTTATTTTCTCTGCTACCGGCATCACTAAAGGCGACCTGCTGGAAGGGATCACCCGTAAAGGCAATATGGCCACCACGGAGACGTTACTGATTCGCGGTAAATCCCGCACGATTCGCCGTATTCAGTCTATTCACTATCTCGATCGTAAAGATACCGAGGTACAGAAGCATATTCTGTAA
- the glpK gene encoding glycerol kinase GlpK produces MTTEKKYIVALDQGTTSSRAVVLDHDANIISVAQREFEQIYPKPGWVEHDPMEIWATQSSTLVEVLAKADINSDEIAAIGITNQRETTVVWERETGKPIYNAIVWQCRRTADICEELKRNGMEEYVRHNTGLVVDPYFSGTKVKWILDHVEGSRERARRGELLFGTVDTWLIWKMTQGRVHVTDYTNASRTMLFNIHELDWDDRMLEALDIPRAMLPEVRKSSEVYGQTNIGGKGGTRIPIAGIAGDQQAALFGQLCVKEGMAKNTYGTGCFMLMNTGEKAVASTNGLLTTIACGPKGEVNYALEGAVFMAGASIQWLRDEMKLIGDAFDSEYFANKVKDTNGVYVVPAFTGLGAPYWDPYARGAIFGLTRGVNSNHIIRATLESIAYQTRDVLEAMQADSGIRLHALRVDGGAVANNFLMQFQSDILGTRVERPEVREVTALGAAYLAGLAVGFWQNLDELQEKSVIEKEFRPGIETTERNYRYAGWQKAVKRALAWEDHEEK; encoded by the coding sequence TCGCGTGCCGTCGTCCTGGATCATGACGCCAACATTATTAGCGTTGCGCAGCGTGAGTTTGAACAAATCTATCCTAAGCCAGGCTGGGTAGAGCATGACCCGATGGAAATTTGGGCCACCCAAAGCTCCACGCTGGTAGAAGTGCTGGCGAAAGCCGACATCAACTCCGACGAAATCGCGGCCATCGGTATCACCAACCAGCGTGAAACCACGGTGGTATGGGAGCGTGAAACCGGCAAGCCAATTTACAACGCTATCGTCTGGCAGTGCCGCCGTACCGCTGATATCTGTGAAGAATTGAAGCGCAACGGCATGGAAGAATACGTCCGTCACAACACCGGCCTGGTGGTAGACCCGTACTTCTCCGGCACGAAGGTGAAGTGGATCCTCGACCACGTCGAAGGTTCCCGCGAGCGTGCTCGCCGCGGTGAACTGCTGTTCGGTACCGTCGATACCTGGCTCATCTGGAAGATGACTCAGGGGCGTGTACACGTCACCGACTACACCAACGCCTCTCGTACCATGCTGTTTAACATTCACGAGCTGGACTGGGATGACCGCATGCTGGAGGCGCTGGATATTCCTCGCGCTATGCTGCCAGAAGTACGTAAGTCTTCTGAAGTCTATGGCCAGACCAACATCGGCGGTAAGGGCGGCACGCGTATTCCTATTGCCGGGATCGCAGGTGACCAGCAGGCCGCGCTGTTTGGTCAGCTGTGCGTGAAAGAAGGGATGGCGAAGAACACCTACGGGACCGGCTGCTTTATGCTGATGAACACCGGTGAGAAAGCCGTGGCCTCCACCAATGGTCTGCTGACGACCATCGCCTGCGGCCCGAAAGGTGAAGTGAACTACGCACTGGAAGGCGCGGTGTTCATGGCGGGTGCGTCCATTCAGTGGCTGCGTGACGAAATGAAGCTGATTGGCGATGCGTTCGACTCTGAGTACTTCGCCAACAAGGTGAAGGATACCAACGGCGTATACGTTGTGCCTGCGTTCACCGGCCTCGGCGCACCTTACTGGGATCCGTATGCACGCGGGGCTATTTTCGGTCTGACCCGTGGCGTGAACTCTAATCACATCATTCGCGCCACGCTGGAATCGATCGCCTACCAGACCCGTGACGTGCTGGAAGCAATGCAGGCAGACTCCGGTATTCGTCTGCATGCACTGCGCGTGGACGGCGGGGCGGTAGCCAACAACTTCCTGATGCAGTTCCAGTCCGACATTCTGGGCACCCGCGTTGAGCGTCCTGAAGTTCGCGAAGTCACCGCGCTGGGTGCGGCTTACCTGGCCGGTCTGGCCGTGGGCTTCTGGCAGAACCTCGACGAACTGCAGGAGAAATCCGTCATCGAGAAAGAGTTCCGTCCTGGTATCGAAACCACCGAGCGTAATTACCGCTACGCCGGCTGGCAAAAGGCGGTTAAACGCGCTCTTGCCTGGGAAGATCACGAAGAGAAGTAA